The Nitrospinota bacterium genome includes the window AAAATGATATACATTGGTTTTGCGTCGTCCAATTATAGGCACTCAATTCCACAAAGCCAAGAAGAAACACTTATGTTTGAACCTCCCAAAAGCCTGAGGTTAGTCGCATTTTCCGACAAGGACCAAACTGACCGCTTTAATATATCTTCAGGATTTACAACCCATAAATCTTACAAAATAATTGATCCTGACAACCAATCTATCTGGGGATACATATGTGTAGACAACATTGATAGAGGTCCTGGCCTTGGCGGCATACGGATGGTCGAGGATCTCAGCTTGAACGAAATAATGCGTTTGGCACGTGTCATGACCTTAAAGAATAGTGCCGCCTGCTTACCCTATGGCGGTGGCAAAGCAGGTGTCATTCTAAAGTCTCATGAAATGGTTGTTAACCGTGAACTCAGGCAAGAGTTCATGGAAAACCTTGCTGAATGCTTGTACGAATTTGATGAATATGCTCCTGCTCCAGACATGGGAACTAATGAAAATGATATACAAATAATACACAATACGCATTCCAGCAAGTTGGGAACGGAAAATCATTCGCGAGGTGGAGCAGGAAGGCCCATTGAAAATGGCGGTATTCCTATCGATGAATGGGGACTCACCGCCCACGGGTTATTTGCCGCTGCTAAAACCCTTGAGTCTTTAGAGGAATCATTGGATTTATCCAACTCAAAGTTTGTGGTGCAAGGCTTTGGAAATGTAGGAGCTCCTATCGCCATGAAACTACAGGAATCAGGAGCTACTTTGGTTGGCGCCTCTGATATAAATATTGCTTTGTGGAATGCTAAAGGGTTAGATGCAAACACATTGAATCAAATTCGTCACAAACCTGGCGGATTATTGAATTACCCATTAGATATAGAAAAAAAGTTTTCTGCGGAAAAGCTGGATTGGCTTTTAGAGGCTCCCTGCGACATCCTGATTCCATCAGCCAGGCCCGATGCCATCACAGCAAAAAATATAGACCGAATTCAGTGCCGTTATATTTTACAGGGCGCAAACACTCCAAGCAGTATGCCTGCAGAATATTATCTTCATCACAGGCGTAAAATCTTATCGCTCACAGATTTTATCGTGAATGCCGGGGGAGTGATCGGTTGTGCGGTCGAAAGAAATTTGACCATCGACAACGAATATATGATTAAAGTCAGTCAAACGGGTGTCAGAAAATATGTTGAAAACCTGATCTACAAAACTGNNNNNNNNNNNNNNNNNNNNNNNNNNNNNNNNNNNNNNNNNNNNNNNNNNNNNNNNNNNNNNNNNNNNNNNNNNNNNNNNNNNNNNNNNNNNNNNNNNNCATATTCACGCATGCAAAATAATGACAATTATATATTTAGAGATGCCGCATGGGAAATGGGTTTGCAAAGATTAAAAAACAAGGAAGTTTGGCTTTAGTTTTATTTTCATAAAAGAGTTCATTTAACTGGAATGAATTTCCTTCATGATTTTATCGCCACCCATTTCTAACAACCTGTTGCCCAGTTCACGTCCAAGAGCTTTACCGTCTACCTTGTTGCCTTTTGACTCAGATTTGTAGACTGTCTTGCCATCAAGGCTGGCGACCAACCCTTTCAAGGTCATCTCATTATCTTCTATTGTTGCAAATGCGCCTATTGGCACATTACAACCGCCTTCAAGCTGTGTGACTACAGCTCTTTCTGCATCCAGAGCCAAATGCGTATCCTCATCATCCATTTCAGCAAGAAGGATATGATTGTCGACATCATGTTTCCGAGCCTCAATGCCAACGGCGCCCTGCCCCATTGCTGGCAATAAAATATCGGGGCTGATGATTTCTGAAATTTTGTCTTCCCATCCCATTCGAATGAGCCCTGCGGCAGCAAGAATGATCGCGT containing:
- a CDS encoding Glu/Leu/Phe/Val dehydrogenase, translated to MIYIGFASSNYRHSIPQSQEETLMFEPPKSLRLVAFSDKDQTDRFNISSGFTTHKSYKIIDPDNQSIWGYICVDNIDRGPGLGGIRMVEDLSLNEIMRLARVMTLKNSAACLPYGGGKAGVILKSHEMVVNRELRQEFMENLAECLYEFDEYAPAPDMGTNENDIQIIHNTHSSKLGTENHSRGGAGRPIENGGIPIDEWGLTAHGLFAAAKTLESLEESLDLSNSKFVVQGFGNVGAPIAMKLQESGATLVGASDINIALWNAKGLDANTLNQIRHKPGGLLNYPLDIEKKFSAEKLDWLLEAPCDILIPSARPDAITAKNIDRIQCRYILQGANTPSSMPAEYYLHHRRKILSLTDFIVNAGGVIGCAVERNLTIDNEYMIKVSQTGVRKYVENLIYKT